Proteins encoded within one genomic window of Ranitomeya variabilis isolate aRanVar5 chromosome 4, aRanVar5.hap1, whole genome shotgun sequence:
- the A1CF gene encoding APOBEC1 complementation factor isoform X3 gives MRMMMDFNGNNRGYAFVTFTNRQDARNAIKQLNNFEIRNGRLLGVCASVDNCRLFVGGIPKTKKREEILVEMKKVTDGVLDVIVYPSAADKTKNRGFAFVEYESHRAAAMARRKLLPGRIQLWGHPIAVDWAEPEVEVDEDTMSSVKILYVRNLMLTTTEEAIEKEFNNLKPGAVERVKKIRDYAFVHFNNRNDAVEAMNILNGKIIDGSPIEVSLAKPVDKDSYVRYTRGTGGRGGSIQGEYAYTIGHVYDPTTAYLGAPVFYAPPTYTATIPSFHFPPAKGYVSNRGLIRPPSVRGAAGVRGLGGRGYLAYTGLGRGCLGYQMKGDKREEKLYDILPGMELTPMSAVALKPQGIKLASQILEEICQKNSWGQPVYQLHSAIGSDQRQLFLYKITIPVLASQNPAILPFTPPKLCISVDEAKNYAAEYTLQTLGIPTETADTATAFAGYAIATTPAAVAATQLKQAVALGQDLAAYAAYEAYPAFAVAARGDAYGTF, from the exons GAACGGGAGATTGCTTGGAGTCTGTGCCAGTGTTGACAACTGTAGATTATTTGTTGGTGGGATCCCAAAgaccaaaaaaagagaagaaatCTTAGTTGAAATGAAGAAGGTCACAGATGGTGTGCTAGATGTTATTGTCTATCCCAGTGCTGCCGATAAAACTAAAAATCGTGGGTTTGCCTTTGTAGAATATGAAAGTCACCGAGCAGCAGCTATGGCAAGACGGAAATTATTACCCG GACGTATTCAGTTATGGGGTCATCCAATAGCAGTGGACTGGGCAGAGCCAGAGGTTGAAGTTGATGAAGATACAATGTCATCAGTTAAAATTTTATATGTACGAAATCTTATGCTCACAACAACAGAAGAGGCAATAGAAAAGGAATTTAATAACCTCAAACCCG GAGCAGTTGAACGAGTAAAGAAGATTAGAGATTATGCATTTGTGCATTTTAACAATCGTAATGACGCAGTTGAAGCAATGAATATTTTAAATGGAAAG ATCATAGATGGCTCTCCCATAGAAGTAAGCTTGGCTAAACCAGTAGACAAGGACAGTTATGTAAGATATACACGAGGAACTGGCGGAAGAGGTGGATCCATACAAGGAGAATATGCCTACACAATAGGCCACGTGTATGACCCAACTACAGCCTATCTTGGAGCGCCGGTATTCTATGCGCCACCCACCTACACTGCGACTATCCCCAGCTTTCACTTTCCACCTGCCAAAGGCTATGTCAGCAACCGTGGCCTCATCCGACCTCCATCTGTTAGAG GGGCTGCGGGCGTTAGAGGACTGGGAGGACGGGGATACCTGGCATATACTGGTCTGGGCCGAGGATGTCTGGGATACCAGATGAAAGGAGACAAGAGAGAAGAGAAACTCTATGATATTTTACCAGGAATGGAGCTCACACCTATGAGTGCTGTGGCCTTAAAACCACAGGGCATCAAACTGGCGTCACAG ATTCTGGAAGAAATCTGCCAAAAAAACAGTTGGGGACAACCAGTTTATCAGCTGCACTCGGCAATTGGTTCAGACCAAAGACAGCTGTTTCTGTATAAGATTACGATTCCCGTCCTGGCGAGCCAGAACCCTGCCAT ACTCCCATTCACACCTCCTAAACTCTGTATATCAGTGGATGAAGCAAAAAACTATGCAGCAGAGTACACGCTTCAGACCTTGGGGATTCCAACTGAAACGGCAGATACCGCGACAGCCTTTGCAG GATATGCCATAGCCACCACCCCAGCAGCAGTGGCCGCCACGCAACTGAAACAAGCTGTAGCCTTGGGACAAGACCTTGCAGCCTATGCAGCTTATGAAGCCTATCCCGCTTTTGCTGTGGCGGCTCGAGGCGACGCATATGGAACATTCTAA